The proteins below come from a single Kitasatospora sp. NBC_00315 genomic window:
- a CDS encoding DUF4240 domain-containing protein: MYETDFWQIIDETRAAAEGDPDEQADRLVERLAELTPDDVIDFARLFETRFQRAYWTDLWGAAHLLLDGASEDAFDYFRCWLIGQGREVFEGALQEPDDLADLLPDFDEEEDGDAEDIGYAADEAYEQLTGLPLPDLGLEQPAGPEGAALDFTDAGAMAKRFPRLWERYGD, from the coding sequence ATGTACGAGACGGACTTCTGGCAGATCATCGACGAGACCCGGGCCGCCGCCGAAGGCGACCCGGACGAACAGGCCGATCGGCTGGTGGAGCGGCTCGCGGAGCTGACCCCTGACGACGTCATCGACTTCGCCCGGCTGTTCGAGACCCGCTTCCAGCGCGCGTACTGGACCGACCTCTGGGGCGCGGCGCACCTGCTGCTGGACGGTGCCTCCGAGGACGCCTTCGACTACTTCAGATGCTGGCTGATCGGACAGGGCCGCGAGGTCTTCGAGGGCGCCCTGCAGGAGCCCGACGACCTGGCGGACCTGCTGCCCGACTTCGACGAGGAGGAGGACGGCGACGCCGAGGACATCGGCTACGCCGCCGACGAGGCGTACGAGCAGCTGACCGGGCTGCCGCTGCCCGACCTCGGGCTGGAGCAGCCGGCCGGCCCCGAAGGAGCGGCGTTGGACTTCACGGACGCCGGGGCCATGGCGAAGCGCTTTCCCCGGCTCTGGGAGCGCTACGGCGACTAG